The Plasmodium gaboni strain SY75 chromosome 9, whole genome shotgun sequence DNA segment TTCTAATTTATCTTTACAACtattaaataaattctgtacatttttaaaataactcatattattattttttatggttaatataataaactgttttatattttcttttaacaaatataattgTCTCATAAgaataacataaatattataaatattataaatattataaatgtCGTTTATTTCACgtttgtttttttttttattattattattattatatattgataaGTTATTTATTCTGTGTATATAATCATGAACATAACTATATAGAgcaaataaattattataaaaagcatatatttttatatcattaataggactattaaattttcttaaatataaagtaaacatattatttatataattaatcatattataaagtTTTTCTATATGatattctatataatttgaactttttatttcaaacattttgttttcaatttttcttttcttattatattttgtgtGCTTTTCTAATTTAAAGAcatcattattattcatGTCACTTGTTAGAAcatgtatattttttttcctcttttttgtattaaaaGAATCATTCTCTGAATAATCATCAGAACATGAATCATCTGTGTCATAATTAATACTATCATCAgtattataattaatacTATCATCAgtattataattaatacTATCATCTGTATCATAATTTATACTATCATCacttttataatttatatcatcatcagttttataatttatatcatcatctACACTACTACTTGTATcactttttatattttcctCGTCTTCTTTTTCCATATTTAAAGTATAAAATGATTTCTTCTCATcagaatatattttattctcTGCAAAAATATCTATCAACATAATACATgtatcatatattatattaaatagATTGTTGGAATTAAAATGAACactatcattattattaattagaactaatatattattaatatttcttatatttattttattatctttttctaaaattgtttttaaatttaaacATTGTAATAACCTATCTAATATAATAGTCTCgacatatattttatgtttcACAAGAATTTTTAAAATCATTCCTATTAATTTGTAATTCTCATTATATACAtgttttaaattaatattagataaaattccaatataatattcaacatcatttattatatctttttttcCTTTCAATCTTTTCTTCTTCTCCTTTAATTTACTCAACAAATTTTCTACAGAACTTTCGATATGTATGTTGTAGCACTTCATcctatattatttatttttttttttttaaatatataagaaaacaatataatatataatacaagaaaaaataaaaaataaattaattttaaaacataatgatttaaatatatagtCAATTTAATCAAAACAAACAATGAcaatttaatttttttataaataaatatgcaaaaatgagaaaaacaaaaaaataagaatataaaaatatacatatatatttatatatatttcatgttatgttttaaaaaaaaaattttaacaaatgaattataaaaaatttacatatatatatatatatatatatatataatatatatatatattaattaaaatgtaaaataacataaaataaaatatataaaaaaatacaaattgtaataatatattttaataatatataatccttctataaaatttttacataaaaaaaaaataaaataaacatagataataattataatgaaaaaaaaaaaaaaaaaaaaaaaaaaaaaaaaaaaaaaaaaaaaaaaaaaaaaaaaaaaaattttttttaaaaaaaaaaaaaggggaaaaattaaaaaaaaaaaaaaaaaaaaaaaaaaaaaaaaaaaaaaaatatataaaaaaaaaatNNNNNNNNNNNNNNNNNNNNNNNNNNNNNNNNNNNNNNNNNNNNNNNNNNNNNNNNNNNNNNNNNNNNNNNNNNNNNNNNNNNNNNNNNNNNNNNNNNNNNNNNNNNNNNNNNNNNNNNNNNNNNNNNNNNNNNNNNNNNNNNNNNNNNNNNNNNNNNNNNNNNNNNNNNNNNNNNNNNNNNNNNNNNNNNNNNNNNNNNNNNNNNNNNNNNNNNNNNNNNNNNNNNNNNNNNNNNNNNNNNNNNNNNNNNNNNNNNNNNNNNNNNNNNNNNNNNNNNNNNNNNNNNNNNNNNNNNNNNNaattaaaaaaaatataaaaaatatatattatatttatatatatatatttaataagaagctcatatatatataagtttTTATCATATGGTACATATTCTTAGTATAtactataaaaaaaaaaaaaaaaaaaagggatgtatttattatgtatgtattctttttttttttttttttttttttctttttggtttgtattagaaaatataatagaaaaatataataatttatattatatatatataatatataactaTTATGTTTTAGTTTGTTTAATTTcttatatgtttttttgGATCTATGGATTTTCCTGATAACTTAAgcatatatttttttttttttttataaaaaaaatatacttatttgcaacacattttttaaataagtattcagaatatatattatgaagATGTACTAAAATgttttttcctttttttaattttttatagtgttaatgttttattttattttattatattttattatgtttttgtttttttaattttttctaaaatataaaaagtagTTCAAAATGGATTTTGGCTTaaaattcaaataatatgttatgCATTTCAGAAcacataatttttattccacaaaagaacataaaaaaatataatatatatatattatatatttttatatttattattatttttatttttttaaaatgtatataaaaattgtgaaaaatattaaacGATATCACaatttatttcattatagAAAGGAATATGTAGCTACAGAAtctttaataaaaaatacttATTTAACTAAAgaatattatgataaaaataagaagaaaaaaatagaCTTATTTGATTTTGTACCACCAGAAAATTTTGTATCCTCATATTTTGAAAAGCTCGATAAGTGTTATTCGAATCCAAGATCTATATTAAGGTATACcttcttatttatttatttatttatttatttatttatttatttatttatttattttaatgtTATATGTTCACATTTAACCTAATAACAACATAgcataaatataatacatacataaatacatacatacatacatatatatttatttatttatttatttattgtgttattttgtttaataGGCTATATAAAGATTATATTGAAAAAGAAGATTACCCTAATTACAATTGGCTAATTCGATGCTTCTGTCAGCTAGCCAATATCTTTGGGTTCAACTCCTTCTGGAGTGTAAAGGACAAAGAAGCTATTCATGAATtgaaattatttaaatatctagtatatgatttaatagaaaaaaaagagaaaataAAAGCAAGACATTGTCCTAGATTACTTTATGCAATGTGTTGTTTAGATTATCGTTgttattttcttcttccGACAATTTTAGAGATAATTGAAATgaatatagaaaaatatagGTTCCCAACATTATGCATGATAAGTTTTTGTTTATCATATTTGGGATTAACAAATCAAAATGTACAATTTGGTTGtgaaaattatttatctagaaattataatttaataataaaaatattgaataatttatatgaaagAAGAGAGGAAGGAAAAATAGATACTACCAACTTTTGTTGGTCCTTATTATCATTTGTTATGgttataaataatatgtatgaATATCCTTCAAAAGAAAATAGCTTTTTACCagaaattttaaaaaattcatGTAATTCAAtaacaaaagaaaatatacCAGAAAGTGGATGGgtacaatattttttatatatgacATTATATTGTTGTGATGTTGAAAAACCTGGAAATgaaatacaaataaaagaaagtataccatattttattcaggaatatttacatttaaaatggttagataatatattaataacGGCACAAAATCAGGGATCTGAAAAAATGCAACTTGAAAtggaaaatattataaataaattacagttaaaaaatttctttattaatttatctGTGGGTAGAAAAATAGATGAACAGCATTGTTTTTTTACCTCTCACTTTTATAAACCTTTAAATTTATGTATTGAATATGATTACTTTCATCCAATTGGGCAAAACAGACCACTTGTAAGTGGTATAatatctttaaaaaatcgtatatttaaaaaacTCAATTATAATGTTGttaatatacataaatgTTATTGGgatattttaaatgaaGATCAAAAAGAAGCACAACTAATCAAAATCTTAGAAACATTTAAACACAAACAAGATCCGAATACTAAAACTGAATCCaaagaattatatgaagaaaaatattttgattcaaatatattacatcTAAAACATAAGAGAGTTAAATTTCATACTTGGCCACCagaaaatataacaatttgaaaaaattaaaatattacaaaatgGAGGGAAATATATGTGTTTGAAATTTTGCCATATTGACgtatatacatataaataaataaatatatatatatatatatatatatgttgttttttttttttttttttttttgtgtatatatatttttttttctttttttgtttatccttttatttttttgttttttaaagataataaattataatataaatatatataaataaaatttacaacaaaaaaaatgagaaaaaaatgaaaccaattaaataatataataataaaaataataacatttgcataatatatgcatacataaaaattaataaacaaacaaataaatatatatatatatatatatatatatatatatatacaaaaaagtatgtatttttttttttttttttccattcaccaaaaaaaaagaagcaatttctatatattattttagTTTTCAAAATTAACAGTTAATGTGGGGAACTTTTGTTTTAATCTTTCTgttatttcatttttgaCGTTGTGTGGTATATTTATGTCTTCACTTGaattttctatatttagAAATTTCAAGCAAACATAGTTGTTAATATTCTCCTTATTATTTACCAACTCTTTAATTATGACTTCTACttctaaaaaatattataaaatgtaaaatattgaagatattgaaaattttttgtacacattataaatatcaaTTCGTACATAGCTATGCAGATATAATTACATGtataaataagaataatgcgtatttaatatatatatatatatatatatatatataatgtacttatttttttataatttttactTTGATATGTTCTTACTTAAAAAATCCAAGTATGGTTTCAACTGACTTAAGCAGTTTTgaatattttgttcattGATTTCATCAAAGTTTGTGATGATTACGTTAGGTTCTTGATTCTGTTCATTTcttatatacatttttaatGTTTTCTTAATTACATGTGATACAGTTATACTATTAGAACTGCAAGTAACACAATTTCCCAACAatctaatatataaatcattattttttatatctacTAATTCTACATCACCGTTATCTATTTGTAATTTAGGTCTGATTAAATTTAAAACCTTTTCCACATTTTCAGGATTtaattcataatataaaccttcatcattttctgatgataaaaatatttgaaatggtacaatattctttttattttttactacatttgttctttttcttaatatattcaaagGAACCCttaatatgttattatttaaaggttcgaaattattttgtataaatAACACCTTTGGCTTGTCATATTTTAAGATGCTAATGTTTTTCACatacacaaaaaaaaaataccAAATAAAAAGGACATTGAGAAATATACATTTCATCTTATTCAagtatacatataaatataccataaaaatgaacaaacaatatacatatatatatatatatatatatatgtattctgaaaaaaagaacaaaaaaaaataaaaacaaagaattataaaaacaaatcAAACTGCTTTAAACATAAAATTtaagataaaaatatatacataatttatttaatcaataaaaattttaattgtaatatatacaataattgtatatattttatatatgttataatatacgttacatatatatttaattttttctaaattttACCTGAACCgttcataattttttttttccctatagtgtgtaaaaaaaaaaaaaaaaaataataataataaaataaaatgaaataaaatgaaataaaataaaataaaaaatatataaatcaatatgttatatatatatatatatatatatatatatatatatattatatatattatatgtatagttattataaactaatttcatttcatatatatattttttcaatatactttttattattattattttttttttggtagatatcatttttttaattttaataaaatattatatatatctaaatgaaatattgctataaaaaaatgaagtaatataatataagtAAGGCATCTATCTATTAATCTGTTGtgttattatatcattttcttaaattaggaaaagaaaaatagTTACAAGtatgataaaaatttataaagaatatttaGGTACCGAAAATTACTTCAGCAcaatattttcttatataattttacatctttataataaagataatttctttaaaaagagaacaaataagaataatttATTTGGAGATTTGAAAAAGCCgttttatttaaataagAAAAGAGTTATCATTCAAAAcaaagtaataaaaaaaaaaaacctAGTACTTCATTTTTCAACAAGCCAAATTAGTTACTTCTATTATCATTActttgtttatatattgttacCGAAATTGAATTATTTGAGTAGTtgtgaaaaaaatgaaattatacaaaatgtttatttaataaataacaaTACGCAACAAGATGTGAAGgattacatatataataaaataaatcaGAATGAACgaaatataattttttgtaataatttGCTACCAGGagaaaattttaattatattaacaCTTTAGGCATAtttttagaaaataaatattttttagatttaccttttaaaaattttaagTCTACACATAATGTACGTAATGatacatatttaaaaaacagtagacataataattgtattatgttaaagaataaaatatttaatttgaataaaaagaatcaaaaaaatgttatatatcCCAATACATTGTACatatcttatttttttaataacGATTATGATAAACAATGTATGAAATTAATTAAGAGAAATAAGCACTTAAATATACtgttaaaatataatcatattataaacgaaataaataagaacATACAATGGTTTAAAcattattcattttataaatattatactgatgcatatataaatttctTGAACTATCGAATggatatattttatcaatatatgaatatttttataaataaaaataaaatatatatgcatacaagacgaaataataatgctattatatattattttagtaaatataaacatatttttttaaattcaaaaatattctttcattttataaataataaaaatgtatatgtaGATTTTTCCAAAGGTGctgatttatatataaaatttttgCAGCTACaagaaaaaatttataatttatcatCAACTGTTAATCCggatatttttttattgtcTTCCAACTATGaagatattaataataagaCCAATTTTAATAAACCCAACTtaattaaagaaataaaaagaaatgtAAATATACACATTTGGACTGATTCGCAAAAGGAAgaattttattataatttaaagaaaattaaatttaagaaattttataattaaacgttttttttttttttttttttttcatttgcatgatttatgtattaatgatgatattataaatataaataaataaataaatatatattaaaaagatgtaattttgttttatatattatttatataatatacatatatttcgtatgttatgttttttttgttttatttatttatttttatttttttctactctttataatatgaacaaaaaaaaaaaaaaaaacttatggctaattaaaaataatttgtttCAAATTAAAggataatttttttaatataataaataaaaataataaaataataactgaatatttgttatatttatatatataatatatttatattacatatatagaacatataatataatataatatgtatattttgtGATATCCTAATAATGcttataattttaattgtagattatataatagtatacatataaattttacccccttttttcttcttctaattacttataaaatttgcgcatatatactttaaatatatatataagcCTATGATTTATGAGgagaaatattattatgttttttcataaatatattttatatattaataaatataaataaatatatatatatatatattatatatatatgtatataaaatttttacCAAATGGTTTTGTGTAAATgcaaaataaaaaaaacatatatattgaacatataaaatattaatatattttatatattttttatatatttatttatgatTAAAGGTataagagaaaaaaaaactaatataataaaaatagtatACTTACTTTTCTCCatggttttttttttatatatattttgtatttgttatgcttaattatttaatttatttatttactttttttatctatatattgttatatacATCCTTCaaaatgaacaaataataaatatatatattttgtatttgttatgcttaattatttaatttatttatttactttttttatctatatattgttatatacATCCTTCaaaatgaacaaataataaatatatatatgtatcatatatatatagaacaaaagtaattatatatttatattttatttattatatttattattattattatttttttttgtggTGCTTTTGTTTTCATAAAAAGTATGATATATCTTAAAGGaggaaataaaattataagtataaatgaagatgatataaatgacgagaattatattataataaaaagtatTCTTAAAGATGAGAAGATTTGTATGAATGGTTGGATTCAAATaagttttattttatatgaaaagaattattataaattatttttagaCTTGATAAAAGAAGgagatatatattttgaggattataataataagatatttaatatattattgttagtatataattcagaaaaattaataaatgtaaaaaatgagaataaagaagatgaattaaaaataaaattagaAAATTTACTAAATCAAATTgagaagaaaataaaagagaaaaatgagattgataatgaaaa contains these protein-coding regions:
- a CDS encoding hypothetical protein (conserved Plasmodium protein, unknown function), whose translation is MYIKIVKNIKRYHNLFHYRKEYVATESLIKNTYLTKEYYDKNKKKKIDLFDFVPPENFVSSYFEKLDKCYSNPRSILRLYKDYIEKEDYPNYNWLIRCFCQLANIFGFNSFWSVKDKEAIHELKLFKYLVYDLIEKKEKIKARHCPRLLYAMCCLDYRCYFLLPTILEIIEMNIEKYRFPTLCMISFCLSYLGLTNQNVQFGCENYLSRNYNLIIKILNNLYERREEGKIDTTNFCWSLLSFVMVINNMYEYPSKENSFLPEILKNSCNSITKENIPESGWVQYFLYMTLYCCDVEKPGNEIQIKESIPYFIQEYLHLKWLDNILITAQNQGSEKMQLEMENIINKLQLKNFFINLSVGRKIDEQHCFFTSHFYKPLNLCIEYDYFHPIGQNRPLVSGIISLKNRIFKKLNYNVVNIHKCYWDILNEDQKEAQLIKILETFKHKQDPNTKTESKELYEEKYFDSNILHLKHKRVKFHTWPPENITI
- a CDS encoding hypothetical protein (conserved Plasmodium protein, unknown function), which produces MIKIYKEYLGTENYFSTIFSYIILHLYNKDNFFKKRTNKNNLFGDLKKPFYLNKKRVIIQNKVIKKKNLVLHFSTSQISYFYYHYFVYILLPKLNYLSSCEKNEIIQNVYLINNNTQQDVKDYIYNKINQNERNIIFCNNLLPGENFNYINTLGIFLENKYFLDLPFKNFKSTHNVRNDTYLKNSRHNNCIMLKNKIFNLNKKNQKNVIYPNTLYISYFFNNDYDKQCMKLIKRNKHLNILLKYNHIINEINKNIQWFKHYSFYKYYTDAYINFLNYRMDIFYQYMNIFINKNKIYMHTRRNNNAIIYYFSKYKHIFLNSKIFFHFINNKNVYVDFSKGADLYIKFLQLQEKIYNLSSTVNPDIFLLSSNYEDINNKTNFNKPNLIKEIKRNVNIHIWTDSQKEEFYYNLKKIKFKKFYN
- a CDS encoding putative NifU-like scaffold protein, which codes for MKCIFLNVLFIWYFFFVYVKNISILKYDKPKVLFIQNNFEPLNNNILRVPLNILRKRTNVVKNKKNIVPFQIFLSSENDEGLYYELNPENVEKVLNLIRPKLQIDNGDVELVDIKNNDLYIRLLGNCVTCSSNSITVSHVIKKTLKMYIRNEQNQEPNVIITNFDEINEQNIQNCLSQLKPYLDFLKVEVIIKELVNNKENINNYVCLKFLNIENSSEDINIPHNVKNEITERLKQKFPTLTVNFEN